DNA sequence from the Halorussus limi genome:
GGACGAAGATGTGTACCCGAATAACCTCTATATCCTAGATACGGTGAGCGACACCGATGAGTTCCCCATTGCTACTGAAGTAACGAATGTGAGTGGCCCCTCGTTGACGCTTCAACCGGACTGGGAGACCGTTGAGAATCGTCCCGTTGTCGAAAAGCTACTGGCAAACGAACAGACCGACTTCTGGGTAACTCCGCTTCTTAATCCAATTCCGTTTGAGCGGCGGTTAGACGCGATCAACGAGGTGAAATCAGACACAGGAAAACGAAAGTTGCTTACCGGGAGTCGGCCAGTCAGGTTCTCGCCGAACAAGTTTGCGGTCCCTAGTGTGGAGGTGGACCTTAACCCGTATCAGAAGCAGGCGTTGGTCTGGGCTGACAGTGCGGAGGATATGGTTTGTATCCACGGGCCACCTGGCACTGGGAAGACGCGTACCCTCACAGCGTACGTCAAGCATGCTGTTACCCAAGGGCAGTCTGTGCTGGTGGCCGCTCACTCAAACCAAGCGGTCGATAATCTCTTAGTGGGAGACAGTACGGTGAATGACCCCGAATCTGATACACTTCACGCGTTTGTATGCGATGAGGAAAGAGGTGAAGCCGAACTGACGATTGCCCGAGTCGGGCATAACTCGCGGAACAAAGTCGTTCAATCACACTACATGGATGTCTCCCCGAAGAGTGCGGATGTCGTCGCAGCAACAACGAGTGGTGCAGCGCAGTTCGATAAGAATGAGTTTGACGTTGCAGTCGTTGATGAGGCGACGCAGGCGAGTCGTCCAGCGACTGCGATTGTCGTCAACTGTGCGCAGAAGGTAGTGCTGGCAGGCGATCACAAGCAGCTCCCGCCGTATTGTGCTGATGAGTCAATGAAGACTGAGGATATGCATATCTCGCTCTTTGAGCACCTCTTGGATCAGTACGGAGACAATGTTTCTGTCCTTCTGCGCCGCCAGTATCGGATGAACGAAGAGATCGCCGAGTTCCCCAACCAAGCGTTCTACGACGGGAATCTGGAAACCGCGGACAAAAACGCAGATTGGCAAATTGACGATCTAAAACCGGTGGCACTCATCGATATCGAAGGAACGGAAAAACAGGAGACTCACGGGAACTCGCGGTATAACGTCGCTGAAGCGGAGGCCGTTGCGAAGCAGGTCAAACTCCTCATGATGTCTGGGCTTGAACCGGCAGATATCGGCATCATTTCCGCGTATAGTGGACAAATTGGGAAGATTTGGTCACAACTACATAGACTTGATGCTGACGATGTGGACCAGGTATCAGTCGATACGGTTGACTCCTTCCAAGGAGGTGAACGGGAAGCGATCATAGTCTCGTTCGTACGGAGTAACCCGGAGGGAAACAGTGGGTTCCTGACGTTCCCCGAGGAAGGGCCACGGCGATTGAACGTCGCACTCACGCGTGCCCGGAAGCGACTGGTTGTGGTCGGGGACTTTGACACCTTGTCAACCGTTGCTCCACATCGGACGACAGCTAATAGTTGTGCTAATCTCTATGGGGAACTATACGAGCTGTTGGATTCGCAGGATCGGGTCTTGAGTATGCGGTCGTAGGTGCCCCATTGTATAGATCAGAGGCATTTCAGCCAAGGACTCTTCCTTACCGGAGTTTGGCATTGAGAAGTTCTGCGTGACCGTTTAGAACTGCTTTCCAGTCCTTTCTTTCGTTAGCCCAGGATTCAATAGTGTTATTTGCGAATTTGGTTTTGGACTGGAAATCGGTCCATCCAATACTGTGTTGTTGTAGTGTCTCTTTCCAATTCTCCCAAAGGTAAGAATTCACGGCGCTTTGGATTTCCCAGCTATCCACTATTCGGTCACCACCTTCTGCATACATTCTTGCTACTTCTTCAGAATCTACTCGCTTTCGAACCTCGCTATCAGACGGTTCGGGAATATAAGGAAGCTCCATACGCCTTGTCGATTATCTATTCAGAATAATCTTACTCTATACAGAATTTACTTCTGCTAGAGGAGGTTCAGCTCATGCTCAGCGAAGGAGCCTATGTCGAAGAATGGGAGCCGAAAAGGTAGGGGAGACACTAACCCCTTTTTCGATTTCTCTCAGTAGTCATTCTGCGTAGTTTGATTTTGGCGGAGGAAGGGCAGACGCGTGGTGGCGACTTAGCTTCGTAGTTTTGCTACGAGATCTTCAACTTCTATACCGTTGTCCTCAGTCGTCTCTTCGGTCTGACGTTCTTGGTGTTCGGACGGTACTTCCACGGTCTCGTTGATCACCGGCGTCTGCTCGTATCTGTCGTGGAGTGTCCGTTGCGCGTCACCGACAGTACCTGGCATTGAATCGCCAATACTGTGGTCTCCAGTCGAGCGGTGTCGCCAGTTGAACGCGTCGCGGTTATCGTTGGACCCCACAACTACCACCTCGTAAAGGTGTTATTTAATTTTATCTCTGGTCAAACAATCTCCATTGCAGTACGCCTGTACATATCGT
Encoded proteins:
- a CDS encoding DEAD/DEAH box helicase is translated as MAESSTVSNQKALAGLFKNWQAANASLYQSHGKPSNGSGDGVEEINTAEDVKDTVEHAKAVVKPDQQNKKSYPIPLHQENDPTPTQQYVLWRPDSEQIGWYDSSFGVNGVTRFTSADTLLGTVVCERLQFWHPDATLVEDSELEDIDFPETRVNPRSESSSAEQDAFFNDLLEFVRTERDTERETNWDQHCETGIETLVDRGSAVGPFVPVTQGRGNDGNPKFIFQITAEDDEDIDLFEDEDVYPNNLYILDTVSDTDEFPIATEVTNVSGPSLTLQPDWETVENRPVVEKLLANEQTDFWVTPLLNPIPFERRLDAINEVKSDTGKRKLLTGSRPVRFSPNKFAVPSVEVDLNPYQKQALVWADSAEDMVCIHGPPGTGKTRTLTAYVKHAVTQGQSVLVAAHSNQAVDNLLVGDSTVNDPESDTLHAFVCDEERGEAELTIARVGHNSRNKVVQSHYMDVSPKSADVVAATTSGAAQFDKNEFDVAVVDEATQASRPATAIVVNCAQKVVLAGDHKQLPPYCADESMKTEDMHISLFEHLLDQYGDNVSVLLRRQYRMNEEIAEFPNQAFYDGNLETADKNADWQIDDLKPVALIDIEGTEKQETHGNSRYNVAEAEAVAKQVKLLMMSGLEPADIGIISAYSGQIGKIWSQLHRLDADDVDQVSVDTVDSFQGGEREAIIVSFVRSNPEGNSGFLTFPEEGPRRLNVALTRARKRLVVVGDFDTLSTVAPHRTTANSCANLYGELYELLDSQDRVLSMRS